The proteins below come from a single Caulobacter segnis ATCC 21756 genomic window:
- the hemA gene encoding 5-aminolevulinate synthase: MDYKAAFRSAVDQIRDEGRYRVFADLKRQRGAFPRASWTRQDGSEREVVVWCSNDYLGQGQNPVVLDAMKAAVDAHGSGSGGTRNISGTNHDHVLLEQELADLHGKDAALLFTSGYVSNEATLSVVQKILPGLIIFSDELNHASMIAGIRNGGGPRKIFKHNDLAHLEELLAAAPADAPKLIAFESVYSMDGDIADIAGTIALAKKYGAMTYLDEVHAVGMYGPRGGGVAEREGLMGDIDIIEGTLGKAFGVMGGYITGDTEVIDAIRLMAAGFIFTTSLPPALVAGSLASVRWLKAHPEVREIHQERAATLKAMFKAAGLPVMENDSHIVPVLVGDPVHCKMISDMLLADHGVYVQPINYPTVPRGTERLRFTPTPFHSDEMMRKLVSAMEALWAHCNVARMGGYAA; this comes from the coding sequence ATGGACTACAAAGCCGCGTTCCGCAGCGCCGTCGATCAGATCCGCGACGAAGGTCGTTACCGCGTTTTCGCCGACCTGAAGCGTCAGCGCGGCGCTTTCCCTCGGGCCAGCTGGACCCGCCAGGACGGCTCGGAACGCGAAGTCGTGGTCTGGTGCAGCAACGACTATCTCGGCCAGGGCCAGAACCCCGTCGTTCTGGACGCCATGAAGGCGGCGGTCGACGCGCATGGCTCGGGCTCGGGCGGCACGCGCAACATCTCCGGCACGAACCACGACCATGTCCTGCTGGAGCAGGAACTGGCCGATCTGCACGGCAAGGACGCCGCGCTGTTGTTCACCTCGGGCTATGTCTCGAACGAAGCGACTCTGTCGGTCGTCCAGAAGATCCTGCCGGGCCTGATCATCTTCTCGGACGAGTTGAACCACGCCTCGATGATCGCCGGCATCCGCAACGGCGGCGGCCCGCGCAAGATCTTCAAGCATAATGACTTGGCGCATCTCGAGGAGCTGCTGGCCGCGGCGCCGGCGGACGCGCCCAAGCTGATCGCCTTCGAAAGCGTCTATTCGATGGACGGCGACATCGCCGACATCGCCGGCACCATCGCGCTGGCCAAGAAGTACGGCGCCATGACCTATCTGGACGAAGTCCACGCGGTCGGCATGTACGGTCCGCGCGGCGGCGGCGTCGCCGAGCGCGAAGGCCTGATGGGCGACATCGACATCATCGAAGGCACGCTGGGCAAGGCGTTCGGCGTGATGGGCGGCTATATCACCGGCGACACCGAAGTGATCGACGCCATCCGCCTGATGGCGGCCGGCTTCATCTTCACCACCTCGCTGCCCCCAGCCCTGGTGGCCGGCTCGTTGGCCAGCGTCCGTTGGCTGAAGGCCCACCCGGAAGTGCGCGAGATCCATCAGGAGCGCGCGGCGACCCTGAAGGCCATGTTCAAGGCCGCCGGCCTGCCGGTGATGGAGAACGACAGCCACATCGTCCCGGTGCTGGTTGGCGATCCCGTCCACTGCAAGATGATCAGCGACATGCTGCTGGCCGATCACGGCGTCTATGTGCAGCCGATCAACTATCCGACCGTTCCGCGCGGCACCGAGCGCCTGCGCTTCACGCCCACGCCGTTCCACAGCGACGAGATGATGCGCAAGCTGGTCTCCGCCATGGAAGCCCTGTGGGCCCACTGCAACGTCGCCCGGATGGGCGGCTACGCGGCCTAG
- a CDS encoding Ros/MucR family transcriptional regulator, translating into MASQGGGTSDTASSNSLDILGLSAEIVAAYVGQNTVSQAAIPELIRTVHEALSTLNNGGEPPRPAEKAKPAVPVGRSVQHDYIVCLEDGKKLKMLKRYLRSHYDMSPEEYRRKWGLPPDYPMVAPAYAARRSDFAKKIGLGKGVRRGS; encoded by the coding sequence ATGGCGTCTCAGGGCGGCGGCACTTCGGACACGGCAAGCAGCAACAGCCTCGACATCCTGGGGCTTAGCGCCGAGATCGTAGCGGCGTACGTAGGTCAGAACACCGTATCCCAGGCGGCCATCCCGGAGCTGATCCGCACGGTGCACGAGGCGCTCAGCACCTTGAACAACGGTGGCGAGCCTCCTCGGCCCGCCGAAAAGGCCAAGCCGGCCGTACCCGTGGGCCGCTCGGTTCAGCACGACTACATCGTCTGCCTGGAGGACGGGAAGAAGCTGAAGATGCTCAAGCGCTATCTTCGCTCGCACTACGACATGAGCCCGGAAGAATACCGTCGCAAGTGGGGCTTGCCGCCCGACTATCCGATGGTGGCGCCGGCCTACGCCGCGCGGCGCTCGGACTTCGCCAAGAAGATCGGTCTGGGCAAGGGCGTGCGGCGCGGTAGCTAG
- a CDS encoding class I SAM-dependent methyltransferase: protein MRKPLLSLVAVLGLAACATEPMLGPPPPPPSGSASISIPANIAAALSDPSRPAADMVRDQARHPGEVLAFAGVKPGAKVADLIPGGGYFTRIFSKAVGPKGKVYAYVPDELTKLANREPTVNAIARDPAYSNVTVILNKLPNFSTPEKLDLVFTAQNYHDMHDKFMGPADLSVVNRQIFKALKPGGVYLVIDHSAEPGSGLRNTEDLHRIDSAVVKSEVTAAGFIFEGESKVLRAPADPRKANVYDPSIRGKTDQFVYKFRKPASAR, encoded by the coding sequence ATGCGTAAGCCGCTTCTCAGTCTCGTCGCCGTGCTCGGCCTCGCCGCCTGCGCCACCGAGCCGATGCTGGGACCGCCTCCGCCCCCGCCTTCCGGGTCGGCCTCCATCTCCATACCCGCGAACATCGCCGCCGCGCTCAGCGATCCGTCGCGCCCCGCCGCCGACATGGTGCGCGACCAGGCCCGTCATCCGGGCGAGGTGCTGGCCTTCGCCGGGGTCAAGCCGGGCGCCAAGGTGGCCGACCTGATTCCAGGCGGTGGCTACTTCACGCGAATCTTCTCGAAGGCGGTGGGGCCCAAGGGCAAGGTCTACGCCTATGTGCCGGACGAACTGACCAAGCTGGCCAACCGCGAGCCGACGGTGAACGCCATCGCCCGCGACCCCGCCTATTCGAACGTCACCGTGATCCTGAACAAGCTGCCGAACTTCTCGACTCCCGAGAAGCTGGATCTGGTGTTCACGGCCCAGAACTATCACGACATGCACGACAAGTTCATGGGCCCCGCCGACCTGTCGGTCGTAAACCGCCAGATCTTCAAGGCCCTGAAGCCCGGCGGCGTCTATCTGGTCATCGACCATTCGGCCGAGCCCGGGTCGGGCCTGCGCAACACCGAGGACCTGCACCGGATCGACTCGGCGGTGGTGAAGTCCGAGGTCACGGCGGCGGGCTTCATCTTCGAAGGCGAAAGCAAGGTGCTGCGCGCTCCGGCCGACCCGCGGAAGGCCAACGTCTACGACCCGTCGATCCGCGGCAAGACCGACCAGTTCGTCTACAAGTTCCGCAAGCCCGCCTCGGCGCGCTGA